From Coregonus clupeaformis isolate EN_2021a unplaced genomic scaffold, ASM2061545v1 scaf0300, whole genome shotgun sequence:
tacgtttctctggatttactatttataggtatgtgtttgggtgaaattaacatttttgttttattctataaactactgacaacatttctcccaaattccaaataaaaatattgtcatttagagcatttatttgcagaaaatgacaactggatGCAgatgttgtcagacctcgaataatgcaaagaaaaaaaacttcatgttcatttttaaataacacaatattaatgttttaacttaggaagggtacagaaatcaatatttggtggaataaccctgattttcaatcacagctttcatgcgtcttggcatgctctccaccagtctttcacattgatgttgggtgactttatgccactcctggcgcaaaaattcaagcagctcggctttgtttgatggcttgtgaccatccatcttcctcttgatcacatttcagaagttttcaatggggttcaggtctggagattgggctggccatgacagggtcttgatctggtggtcctccatccacaccttgattgacctggctgtgtggcatggtgcattgtcctgctggaaaaaacaatcctcagagttggggaacaatgtcagagcaaaaggaagcaagttttcttccaggacaaccttgtacgtggcttgattcatgcgtccttcacaaagacaaatctgcccgattccagccttgctgaagcacccccagatcatatttttttctttttttttcttcttttttgtcatttagcagacgctcttatccagagcaattagggttaagtgccttgctcaagggcacatcgacaaatttttcacctagtcggctcggggattagaaccagcgacctttcggttactggcacaacgctcttacccactaagctacctccaCCAAATGTCATAGTGGGTGCAAGACggtgtggcttgtaggcctctccaggtctccgtctaaccattagacgaccaggtgttgggcaaagctgaaaattggactcatcagagaagatgaccttcctccagtcctctacggtccaatccttatggtcttttgcaaacatcagcctggctcttctttgcttctcattgatgaagggcttttttctagctttgcacgacttcagccctgcccctaggagcctgtttcgaactcgctgtgcacttcaccccagctgccgttcgccattctttttgtaggtcacttgatgtcatcctacggttgttgagtgacattcgaatgagttggcggtcatcctggtcagtagagagtcattttcgccctctgtcggtctgtagctttgttgtccacaatgtctgctgcttgacgttgttcttatgaaccgccgtctttgacattttaaggatggaagcaacctgacgctcactgtatccctctgccagtaaagccagaattgaatccttcttttcctcactcaaaactttccttttcaactcttttggcatggtcaatagttattttttgattaatattacttttgaggtattattagcactgtttttaccatccagctggtcctattgcaagaagatagtgatgaccacagcagtagtttttatacttttccttgttaaataagatttggttcatgtgatcacctaattcagtacaatgaggtgtgcctgtgttggaattcagtACCGGAGAATCTTTAAGACAACAGAAAAATTGATGCTCATTTGAAAACATTTAGTACCGGAGAATCTCTTAAGACAACAGAAAAAATAAGGCTAATTTGAAAGCATTTATTTACAGTTTTCAAAGAAATCACCAACAAGAGTATGCCTTTTGCTTCTCTCTAATATGATTCCCATTTCAGCTGTGAATAAGAATGACTGAATGTAGTGTAAAGCTAATGTTTATATGACAGAATAGTCATCATTTGCGACAACCCCCCCAACCCATAATTATATGAAGTACAACAATTTACTCTAGCACCAGCATGGATGatttctaaaacaaaaatcatggGAGCGTTATGAACAGAGGTTGTTTCATAAACTCTTTTTACGTAGGTCTAGCAAGTCCTCCCAACATTTCATTCATCTCAGATCAAAGcttaaaaatcaaataaaaaataattatattACAAATCTGACAAGAGTATTTAAAAGTTCAGTAGAGCTCAGTACATTCAGTAGGTGTTGACACGTCTTCATCTAGACATGGACACCGACAACAAACAGTGATTAAAACTGAAAAGACCCCCAGGCCAGAGTGAAGATGTAGGATTCAGGATCGATGCAGTAGTTTGGAAACCTCAGCGATAGAACACAGTTGCGCTGAGAGACGCAGGGTTCTGTTCTGATCCTAATGGATTATATTCAGTAGGCGTTAATACATTTTCTTTATCTAGACATGGACAGGGACAGAAACGGTGATAAACTCAAGGCCGAACGGTGTCTTAGCGGGATGAATCAGGGACAGGTGCAGTTGTGTCTGATCCCTCAGCTCAGAGATGAGTAACAGTAGAGTTTAGATGTCCTGTCTTGAAGTTAGATTTGGAAGCTTTTGAGAGAACTTGCTGTGGAGGAGAATagatatttaaaaaaacaaagtGAACCGCCCATACAGAAGATCAAAATACAAGAATTCAAATAAGGCAAATCTGTCTTGGAGGTAAGTGGAAAAAATCATGTAGAATTGTTTTGAGTGAAACATCCCTTTTGTTTCTTTCAATCACTGGCACATTTTTCAGATGCAAGTGGTATATATTTTCAAAACTAAGTAAAAATTCTAAACTGATCACACTTGTAATGTCCCCCCATCTTATGTTCAGAACCTTTGTTTCACTCATCTTGTACCACGGAGTCATTCGTGCAAAATCAAAGTTTTCCGTGAAATACCATGAGAACATTTTGTTTAGTCACCAATACATCAGATGATAGGCTCACCATTTAGTCATTTTAACTACCATTTAAACAATAGCAAAAAAATACAAGATACACATTTCAAAACGGTTATTTTTGAATTGCTGAAGAACAGATGGTACATTTTTCCCCATACAGTATTTGACATGCacaattatttttataatttGTATCCAATGGCAGGTTGTGAGCATGTTGAGAAATATTTCAGTCTTAGTTTCATTATCCCTCTATAGTACTTACTGTATGTAGGACAAATCATCAGAAAGGGTTATTGTAAAGCAGTTGGCTACTGTAAAAACGTAGCACGGTGTTGTGCCATATCTGCATGCGACATTGTACAAGATCACCTTTCCGACATGACTTGTCAACTGATACAGTCTCTGTTTTGAAAAGCATCAGTATCAAAGACATTCAGTTGAGTGGAATATATTCTGTACAACCCAGGTATTTCACCAGTGCATTGTACACTCATTCTAAATGGCAGCATAGTTTGACCGTCCCATTGAAGTACACTGGCTGATGGAGGATGATGTATTTACAGCCACACCCATATATGATTTGGTTTTACCTTCCAAAATAAAATTTGTCAAATTGATACATTAGGTCAAAATCATTTTAGAGTTCAGCAGTTAAACTATATACGTTATAGGCACTTCATACTTTTGGTTAAGTTGAGCAGTTTGATTAAGATTGTGAAAAGGACAAAAATAAGATCAAAAAGGTTAAGTGAATATTGCATTTTGAAAAGCAGATACTGTGATTTGGTGCAGTGAACAAGTGATTGTTTGCTgtactcagtcaattgaaaatgtgcgtAGAGTTTTAAAAACATTAGCCATTTTGATGATCCGTTTTAAATTTGTGCTTAgttgtgaaaattgcaccaaagtgaTTGAAAAAAAATAAACTAACTTCCCGTAAAGAGTGTccgggagtggtctgagtggggcgGGGAAAACTAGCGGTTATTGGAACTCTTATTGGTCTATGAACTAATCAAATTTGGTGAGGGGTTGGAGTGAAAAAAAATGAAATTGATAGAACCCAAAATTTCACTGCAATATTAAAACTGATCTGAAAACCCAgcaacacacagtccagttcaacaAAGTGTTAGTTTGATCTTTAATAAAATGTTTATAAAATTTCTCCTCACAAGATGGTTAGGCCAACCGAACCGGACCAGGCTCTTGGTTAGCCATTTAGCACGGGGAGGCTCACTTATTGTTATGGCATTCAATTAAACGTTCATTCATACAGAACTGGAAATGGCAGTGGATTCAATGTTGACAAAATCCTTCTAAAATAGAATATATAGTTAGATGGTCAAAGAGAAAAGAAACGGTCTATTTCAGCTATCCATGATAGCATGCTAAACCTCCACTTAAAAACGTATCCCACTCTCAGAGTAAGACTGGTGAGTATAAAACCTGGTGCTATTCTCTCACTggacacacagaaagacacagcCACTCATCTCTGATTGGATTGTGAGTTGCTGGGTTTAAAAATCATTGGTGGGTAGGTGATTGACCTAGGAAATGGGGTTGGAAATTACCGAAAATTCAGAATAGGTGCCGGCGACAGTGTTAATGCTGATGTTACGGCGTGAGGCGGGGCTACGGGCCGGGGTTCTGAACACACTGCTCAGAGCCGCGGCGTTCGGGTGGGAGACGTTCTCCTTGTTCCTCTCCAACGTACGGGGGGTTCTTCCAACACGACTCGGGGTCCTCTGAGGAAGCTATGAGGGTGGTGTTAGAAGGCAGTTATTTTCCTTAGGCataaaaacaacacacacacacacaaaaaaatggaGTTTGTCTTTGCTTGAACACAGACGCCGAGTGCAATACCAACCTTGCTGACAGACGTGGGCAGCCTGGGGACTGGGGACTGACACGTGGTTCCTCCGAAGGCAGAGCGTAAGGTGCTGTTAGGAGTAGAGCCGGAGATGCTGCTAGTGGCATTGAGCTGGGAGAGGAGTGGGAAAATACAGGACCACGTTAAGTCACCAAGAAGACATAAAGAGACGATGGCTTTATTGTAGAGAAAAGTACTTCAGTGCTCCCGTTTTTTATTAAAATGCTGAATTACGAATAAACTAAAAACTGACAATGGTAAtatatttataaaataaaaacagcTTGAATTTAATCCCCTTAAAAAAACAACCACAATAGTGACGAATCAATTAAAATGACCAAAAAAAACAGGTGATTTGACCTTTCTTGCTTTTCCAGGCGTAGGGGTCCCTGCAAGGTGTCTTTTGGAAGGGGTTCGTTGAGCAGTGCCATACAGCATGTCTTGTTCTATCTGCTGGCTCTTCTTCAGTTGCTGtttgtttcacagatcacagtcAACATTCTCTTCTGAACCAGATCATCACTACCGTTTTAATCATTTTTTTCTCTGCTCTTCCTCGAAGAAATCACTGATCCGATTACGACACGATTGGTTCAGGAAGTTCGGTGATTGCAATCTGATCAACGTTTTATTTAGTCGTGTTTGATCAGTGATTACCTCGCGGAAGGCAGGAAGCACATTTTAAAAGCACTGAAAACAGGGCTGTTGTCTTTATCCTCACCCTCTCATTCTTCTCCCGCTCCTTCTCCAGTCGCAGTAGTTCCCACTGCTCCTGTACGAACTGAAGGAACCGCTGTCCATTAACCAGGAAGTCTCTGTACTGCTCCTCCTCCCATAGGTCTATCTGGGTCTTCAGGCTCTTCTCCAACTGGAACACGTGAGAAAACATGCTTAAAAAAAGTGTAATATCCCCCTATGTAATAGATCCCACACAATAAAAACAGCAAGAAATATAGAACCAAAACAGGCCAGCTAGTCAGTATTCGGACAGCCTGTGGGTAAAGTACTAACTaattaacattttaaaaaatcgCAACTTCTCCTCACCTTTGGCAGGCTTTTCTGCAGTTCAGCTCTTTGCTTCTCCTCTTTGAGTAGGTTCCCTCCTCGGTTGTTGAATCTAGAAGGATCGGTCACCTTTTTCTGTGGAGAGTTCAACAGTGTTCATAATACAGTCACTTGAAAcacacttaataataataataataatatgccatttagcagacgcttttatccaaagcgacttacagtcatgtgtgcatacattttttacgtatgggtggtcccggggatcgaacccactaccctggcgttacaagctctaccaattgagctacagagaaccacaatACAGAGGACCACTTGAAAACACATGAATGGTGGGGTCAAACAGTTGACTCAATGGGTGACATCTTCATAGTGCAAAagatacagtaagcatcaataaCATTTTTGCAGTGCGATTTTAATATGAAGCTTTTCTTCAACAATGTGCATTATTTCGTTAGCGCTACAAAAAATGTTTGCTGAATATCTGTAAACGAGAACGCTTCGTATTCACCAAGCGCTCACCTCCAGTCTTAGGAACAGAGTCCAGCTCTCTTGCCACCGGCTGACTCCTTCAAACAGCTCCCTGTGGTCTTCATAATGCCTCTTCAGACTCAGGAGCTCAGCCTCGTGTAGGTTCAGCAGCTCCTCTGTGTAGTCAGCTGAAGAACACGTATTGTACCAAATCTCAGTAGGACAACCAGGGTTGTGTTCACGAGTTCATTAGTCACCAAAATGGAAGAGAACAGGGCGCAGTTATCTGGACTACCGTCCAATTAGAAACGTTACAATTTTTAGCAGTCCGTTGCAAAATGTGTTGCTACGGTGTACCCCAATGAACAACACTCAATGACATTACGGTCAAactgtcagactgaccatcatAGTAGGGTGCGAAGGCTTGTCTCTGCTCCAGGCTGTAGTAACACTTCTCCCAGAACAGAGCCACCTCAGCCCTGACGGCTTCTATCACATTCCTCATGTTCCTCATTTTCAGCTCCTCCAGGCGCCGGCACTCCGCTTCTAACTGGAGGAAGGAACAGCAAACGTCagtcagtaaaaaaataaaaataatcaatcaatcaattatagTTCTGACATTCCATTCAAACCTTAGGCGATAACGTATTAGTCAACTTGAAAAGGCTATGGTTTGTTGTAGGTATTCTAAATCATTCTACTCAGGGCTATGGTTTGTTGTAGGTATTCTGAATCATTCTACTCAGGGCTATGGTTTGTTGTAGGTATTCTGAATGCATCCCTTGCCACTGCAAACATGTATGGTAACAAGGTAAATTAATATGTAATTCAACATTTTCCTGAATATAACTGTATCGAGCCACTGCATCCTTCACTGGACCAAGGACATTAGGCCTCTCCATTTCGCCACAAGTATGTCCATATCTGATCAGCCTGACAGGTTACGTACATAATTACACATTTGGAATACGAGAAGAGTGCCGTAGCTGTGAAAAAAtatgaaagaaagaaaaatgcTCACAGCCTCCATGTTTTTCTTCCTGGACTGGACCACGTGTTCTGACATGCCCTCTCGTTCCTCCTGGGGGACCCCCAGTCTCTCCCACAGCTCCCGGATCTTACTGCGGTAGGAGTTGCACACCAGCTCATTCTCCGTCTTACGATCCTCCAGCTGAGAATAACACAACAAGACCGTCAGGTGACGAGCTGATGACTGACAAAGAAGATGGCATATGGGACGCATTTGTAAAAATGAAATACCATACATATACAAATAATATAACAtactacatttacataatttgGACACAGAGTATCAAATTGTTCAATGTTCAGATAGAAAAAtgttatgtagaacaaacattcCTCTCTGACGTAGACTAAAAGAATCACGACAGCTCCATTCATGACATTCCACAATGTAACTGAACAGACTTCAGCAGTTCCCCTCACCTGTCCCAGCAGCAGTTGGAGAGCTGTGATGTTGTCGTTGGACAGACAGAAGGCCTCCTCGTCCTCACACACCACGTCCCTCTCAAAGCTGGTGTCCGGCAGCTGGTCCAGCTCCTCCATACACACAATGATCTGACGCTTGATGCCCACAAACTCACTGTGGCGACGATCCTGGAACACAGAACGGAGAGAGCATAATCCTCAActtaatgaaaccaagattgtctGAATGAACAGAGAGTGTTAGACTACCATATTTACTTACTTAATCCTGTTCAATCCTATGTGGACATAAGGCTTACTTGCCATTAAAACTGGCTTAGGAAGCCCAACAACCTGCcggcttgaccctatcccctcctctcttctccagaccatctccggtgaccttctccccttacctcacctcgctgatcaactcatccttgaccgctggatatgtcccttccgtcgtcaagagagcgagagttgcaccccttctcaaaaaaccaacactcgatccttccgatgtcaacaactacagaccagtatcccttctttattttctctccaaaactattgagcgtgccgtctttagccaactctcttgctatctctctcagaattaccttcttgatccaaaccagtcaggtttcaagactggtcattcaactgagactgctcttctctgtgtcacggaggctctccgcactgctaaagctaactctctctcctctgctcttgtccttctagacctgtctgctgcctttgatactgtgaaccatcagatcctcctctccaccctctccgagctgggcatctccggcgcggctcactcttggattgcgtcctacctgaccggtcgctcctaccaagtggcgtggcgagaaagctgtctccgcaccacgtgctctcaccactggtgtcccccagggctcagttctaggccctctcctattctcgctatacaccaagtcacttggctctgtcatatcctcacatggcctctcctatcattgctacgcagatgacacaactaatcttctcctttcccccttctgataaccaggtggcgaatcgcatctctgcatgtctggcagacatatcagtatggatgacggatcaccacctcaagctgaaccttggcaagacggagctgctcttcctcccggggaaggactgcccgttccatgatctcgccatcacggttgacaactccgttgtgtcctcctcccagagtgcgaagagccttggcgtgacccgatcctgtaggttcatgctctacaacattcggagagtacgaccctgccttacacaggaagcggcacaggtcctaatccaggcacttgtcatctcccgtctggattactgcaactcgctgttggctgggctccctgcctgtgccattaaacccctacaactcatccagaatgccgcagcccgtctggtgttcaaccttcccaagttctctcacgtcaccccgctcctccgcacactacactggcttccagttgaagctcgcatctgctacaagaccatggtgcttgcctacggagctgtgaggggaacggcacctccgtaccttcaggctctgatcagtccctacacccaaacgagggcattgcgttcatccacctctggcctgctggctcccctacctctgctgaagcacagttcccgctcagctcagtcaaaactgttcgctgctctggcaccccaatggtggaacaagctccctcacgacgccaggacagcggagtcactcaccaccttccggagacatttgaaaccccacctctttaacgaacacctgggataggataaagtaatccttctacccccaccaaaaaaataaatatataaattgtaaagtggttatcccactggctataaggtgaatgcaccaatttgtaagtcgctctggataagagcgtctgctaaatgacgtaaatgtaaatacaggcacatggaggccacacacactactgagcctcattttgacttgttttaaggacattacatcaaagttggatcagcctgtagtgtggttttccactttaattttgagggtgactccaaatccagacctccatgggttgatacatttgatttccattgataatttttgtgtgattttgttgtcagcacattcaactatgtaaaaaaaaaaagtatttaataaaattatttaattcattcagatctaggatgtgttattttagtgttccctttatttttttgagcagtgtatatacagtaggtctaccataactatatacagtaggtctactataactatatacaggtctactataactatatacagtaggtctactataactatatacagtaggtctgctataactatatacagtaggtctattataactatatacagtaggtctactatatacagtaggtctactataactatatacagtaggtctactataactatatacagtaggtctgctatatacagtaggtctactataactatatacagtaggtctactataactatatacagtaggtctactataactatatacagtaggtctactatagtgggggaaaaaagtatttagtcagccaccaattgtgcaagttctcccacttaaaaagatgagagaggcctgt
This genomic window contains:
- the LOC121568057 gene encoding protein regulator of cytokinesis 1, encoding MRRSEIHAAESVECLNRALNRLKDIWEEIGIPEDQRLQRTDVVKKHIKGLLDMMIAEEDSLRKRLMSSIESCRKELDVLCTELQLSPFEEDEGRTMLQLEKDIRSRLEVTMKQKSQRVKELKTLSKQDRELCDIMCSVPFCIDVDTVPSLEQLDGYRSYLNDLTKEKDRRHSEFVGIKRQIIVCMEELDQLPDTSFERDVVCEDEEAFCLSNDNITALQLLLGQLEDRKTENELVCNSYRSKIRELWERLGVPQEEREGMSEHVVQSRKKNMEALEAECRRLEELKMRNMRNVIEAVRAEVALFWEKCYYSLEQRQAFAPYYDADYTEELLNLHEAELLSLKRHYEDHRELFEGVSRWQESWTLFLRLEKKVTDPSRFNNRGGNLLKEEKQRAELQKSLPKLEKSLKTQIDLWEEEQYRDFLVNGQRFLQFVQEQWELLRLEKEREKNERQLKKSQQIEQDMLYGTAQRTPSKRHLAGTPTPGKARKLNATSSISGSTPNSTLRSAFGGTTCQSPVPRLPTSVSKLPQRTPSRVGRTPRTLERNKENVSHPNAAALSSVFRTPARSPASRRNISINTVAGTYSEFSQVLSKASKSNFKTGHLNSTVTHL